The following coding sequences lie in one Meles meles chromosome X, mMelMel3.1 paternal haplotype, whole genome shotgun sequence genomic window:
- the BCOR gene encoding BCL-6 corepressor isoform X5 translates to MLSATPLYGNVHSWMNSERVRMCGINEDRKIPVNDGDASKARLELREENPLNHNVVEATTAHRIDGLAALSMDRPGLIREGLRVPGNIVYSSLCGLGSEKGREAATSTLGGLGFSSERNPEMQFKPNTPETVEASAVPGKAPNGFSAIYKTPPGIQKSAVPTAETLGLDRPASDKQSPLNINGASYLRLPWVNPYMEGATPAIYPFLDSPNKYSLNMYKALLPQQSYSLAQPLYSPVCTNGERFLYLPPPHYVSPHIPSSLASPMRLTTPSASPAIPPLVHCADKSLPWKMGVSPGNPVESHAYPHIQNSKQPRVPSTKGVTSGLPGDTALLLPPSPRPSPRVHLPSQPAADTYSEFHKHYARISTSPSVTLSKPYMTVSSEFPSARLSNGKYPKGPEGAEGAQSVPGHTRKAAGQDRKDGGSPPLLEKQTVTKDVTDKPLDLSAKVVDVDASKADHMKKMAPTVLVHSRAGSGLVLSGSEIPKETLSPPGNGCAIYRSEIISTAPSSWVVPGPSPNEENNGKGLPLKNKALDWAIPQQRSSSCPRMGGTDAVVTNVSGSVSSAGRPASASPAPNANADGCKTSRSSMDTTPSVIQHVGQPPTTPAKHSSSTSSKGAKASNPEPSFKANENGLPPSSIFLSPNEAFRSPPIPYPRSYLPYPAPEGIAISPLSLHGKGPVYPHPVLLPNGSLFPGHLAPKPGLPYGLPTGRPEFVTYQDALGLGMVHPMLIPHTPIEITKEEKPERRSRSHERRYEDPALRSRFSEMLEASSTKLQPEVPSDKNLKPSPSWNQGKTVVKSDKLVYVDLLREEADTKTDGNATKPGFAAESVGQSTEPSKPPAEPALQPHRDFVALREELGRISDFHEAYAFKQAPGQSVFSLSKESIPAVTTKENLGLPVSTPFLEPTLASDGPPVTFGKTPEDPKPFCVGSAPPSVDVTPTYTKDGADDAESTDGKVLKPKPSKLAKRIANSAGYVGDRFKCVTTELYADSSQLSREQRALQRAMMRFSELEMKEREGGHPTAKDSEVCKFSPADWDRLKGNQDKKPKSVALEEAIADQNDNERCEYSAGNKHDPFEAPEDKDLPVEKYFVDRQPVSESPADQAAVDMPHSPTLRLDRKRKVSGDSSHTEMAVEEVPEDPLLKAKRRRVSKDDWPEREMTNSSSNHLEDPHYSELTNLKVCIELTGLHPKKQRHLLHLRERWEQQVSAAESKPGRQGRKEVTQAVQPEVTAQGNNSPEEKPGRKRAEAKGNRSWSEESLKSSDNEQGLPVFSGSPPMKSLSSTNASGKKQTQPSCTPASRPPAKQQKIKESQKTDVLCTDEEEDCQAASLLQKFTDNSEKPSGKRLCKTKHLIPQEPRQGLSLAGDYYVENTDGKVTVRRFRKRPEPSSDYDLSPAKQDQKPFDRLQQLLPASQSTQLPRSSSPPETTQSRPMPPEARRLIVNKNAGETLLQRAARLGYEEVVLYCLENKICDVNHRDNAGYCALHEACARGWLNIVRHLLEYGADVNCSAQDGTRPLHDAVENDHLEIVRLLLSYGADPTLATYSGRTIMKMTHSELMEKFLTDYLNDLQGRSDEDSSGSWEFYGSSVCEPDDESGYDVLANPPGPEDQDDDDEAYSDVFEFEFSESPLLPCYNIQVSVAQGPRNWLLLSDVLKKLKMSSRIFRCNFPNVEVVTIAEAEFYRQVSASLLFSCSKDLEAFNPESKELLDLVEFTSELQTLLGSSMEWLHPSDGASDDYW, encoded by the exons GTGGAGGCCACTACGGCCCATCGGATCGATGGCCTGGCCGCGCTCAGCATGGACCGCCCCGGCCTGATCCGGGAAGGGCTGCGTGTCCCCGGCAACATCGTCTATTCTAGCTTGTGCGGACTGGGCTCAGAGAAAGGTCGGGAGGCTGCCACGAGCACTCTGGGTGGTCTTGGGTTCTCGTCCGAGAGAAATCCGGAAATGCAGTTCAAACCTAACACCCCTGAGACGGTGGAGGCTTCCGCTGTCCCTGGAAAGGCCCCCAATGGCTTCAGTGCTATCTACAAAACACCCCCCGGGATACAAAAAAGTGCTGTGCCCACAGCAGAAACGCTGGGCTTGGACAGGCCTGCCAGCGACAAACAGAGCCCTCTCAACATCAATGGTGCTAGTTACCTGCGGCTGCCCTGGGTCAACCCTTACATGGAGGGGGCCACGCCAGCCATCTATCCTTTCCTCGACTCGCCAAATAAGTATTCCCTGAACATGTACAAGGCCTTGCTACCTCAGCAGTCCTACAGCTTGGCCCAGCCGCTGTATTCTCCTGTCTGCACCAACGGGGAGCGCTTTCTCTACCTGCCGCCGCCTCACTACGTCAGTCCCCACATCCCGTCGTCCCTGGCTTCGCCCATGAGGCTCACGACGCCTTCGGCCTCCCCGGCCATCCCACCTCTGGTCCACTGCGCAGACAAAAGCCTGCCCTGGAAGATGGGTGTCAGTCCTGGGAATCCCGTCGAGTCCCATGCCTATCCCCACATCCAGAACAGTAAGCAGCCGAGGGTGCCCTCCACCAAGGGGGTCACCAGCGGTCTGCCCGGGGACACAGCGCTCCTGCTGCCCCCTTCGCCTCGACCTTCGCCCCGTGTCCACCTTCCCTCCCAGCCCGCTGCAGACACCTACTCCGAATTTCATAAGCACTACGCAAGGATCTCCACCTCACCGTCTGTCACTCTGTCGAAGCCATACATGACAGTCAGCAGCGAGTTCCCCTCGGCCAGGCTCTCCAACGGCAAGTACCCGAAGGGCCCGGAAGGGGCCGAAGGGGCCCAGTCGGTTCCCGGGCACACCCGGAAAGCAGCGGGCCAGGACAGAAAAGACGGTGGTTCCCCTCCTCTGTTGGAGAAGCAGACGGTTACCAAAGATGTCACCGATAAGCCACTGGACTTGTCCGCGAAGGTGGTGGACGTGGATGCTTCCAAAGCCGACCATATGAAGAAGATGGCCCCCACGGTCCTCGTGCACAGCCGAGCTGGAAGCGGCTTAGTGCTGTCTGGCAGTGAGATTCCAAAAGAAACCTTATCTCCTCCCGGAAACGGCTGTGCTATCTATAGATCTGAAATCATCAGCACGGCTCCCTCGTCCTGGGTGGTGCCCGGGCCGAGCCCTAATGAAGAGAACAACGGCAAAGGCCTGCCGCTGAAAAACAAGGCTTTGGACTGGGCGATCCCGCAGCAGCGGAGCTCGTCGTGTCCCCGCATGGGCGGCACGGACGCTGTGGTCACCAACGTCTCGGGCTCGGTCTCGAGCGCCGGCCGCCCAGCCTCTGCGTCGCCAGCCCCCAATGCCAATGCGGATGGCTGCAAGACCAGCAGGAGCTCCATGGACACCACGCCATCCGTCATTCAGCACGTGGGCCAGCCCCCGACCACACCTGCCAAgcacagcagcagcaccagcagcaagGGCGCCAAAGCCAGCAACCCGGAGCCGAGCTTCAAAGCAAACGAGAATGGCCTCCCGCCAAGCTCGATCTTTCTGTCGCCAAACGAGGCGTTTAGGTCCCCACCAATTCCCTACCCCAGGAGTTACCTCCCTTACCCGGCGCCCGAGGGCATCGCTATAAGCCCCCTCTCCTTACACGGCAAGGGACCCGTCTACCCTCACCCAGTCCTGCTGCCCAACGGCAGTCTATTCCCCGGGCACCTTGCCCCGAAGCCCGGACTGCCCTATGGGCTGCCCACAGGCCGACCAGAGTTTGTAACCTACCAGGACGCGCTGGGGCTGGGCATGGTGCACCCCATGTTGATACCTCACACGCCCATCGAGATCACTAAGGAGGAGAAACCGGAGAGGAGGTCCCGCTCCCACGAGAGGCGCTATGAGGACCCAGCCCTCCGGAGCCGGTTTTCCGAGATGCTGGAGGCGAGTAGCACCAAGCTACAGCCAGAAGTCCCCTCTGACAAGAACCTGAAGCCCAGCCCCAGCTGGAACCAAGGAAAAACGGTAGTCAAGAGCGACAAACTTGTCTATGTAGACCTCCTTCGGGAGGAGGCAGACACTAAAACAGACGGGAATGCGACCAAGCCGGGCTTCGCGGCTGAGAGCGTGGGCCAGAGCACTGAGCCCAGTAAGCCCCCGGCCGAGCCGGCCCTGCAGCCACATCGCGATTTCGTCGCCCTGAGGGAGGAGTTGGGGCGCATCAGTGATTTCCACGAAGCTTACGCTTTCAAGCAGGCCCCGGGCCAGTCAGTCTTCAGCTTAAGCAAGGAGAGCATTCCAGCGGTAACCACCAAGGAGAACCTGGGGCTGCCTGTCTCCACTCCCTTCCTGGAGCCGACTCTGGCGAGCGATGGCCCACCCGTGACTTTTGGGAAAACCCCAGAGGATCCCAAACCGTTTTGCGTGGGCAGCGCCCCACCGAGTGTGGACGTCACCCCTACCTATACCAAAGACGGAGCCGACGATGCCGAATCCACCGATGGCAAAGTTCTCAAACCCAAGCCATCGAAGCTGGCAAAGAGGATCGCAAATTCCGCTGGTTATGTGGGTGACCGATTCAAGTGTGTCACTACCGAACTGTACGCAGATTCCAGCCAGCTCAGCCGGGAGCAGCGCGCCTTGCAG CGTGCAATGATGCGCTTCTCAGAGCTggagatgaaagagagagaaggtggcCACCCGACAGCCAAAGACTCCGAGGTGTGCAAATTCAGCCCTGCCGACTGGGACAGGTTGAAAGGAAATCAGGACAAAAAGCCAAAGTCGGTCGCCCTGGAAGAGGCCATTGCCGACCAGAATGACAATGAGAGAT GTGAATACAGTGCTGGCAACAAACATGATCCTTTTGAAGCTCCAGAGGACAAAGATCTTCCTGTGGAGAAATACTTCGTGGACAGGCAGCCTGTGAGTGAGTCCCCTGCTGACCAGGCGGCTGTGGACATGCCGCACAGTCCCACCCTCCGGCTGGACAGAAAGCGCAAAGTCTCAGGTGATAGCAGCCACACCGAGATGGCTGTGGAAGAGGTGCCCGAGGACCCTCTGCTGAAAGCCAAGCGGAGACGGGTCTCCAAAG ATGACTGGCCTGAGAGGGAAATGACAAACAGTTCCTCTAACCACTTAGAAGACCCACATTATAGTGAGCTGACCAACCTGAAGGTGTGCATTGAATTAACAGGGCTCCATCCTAAAAAGCAACGCCACTTGCTGCACCTTAGAGAGCGCTGGGAGCAGCAGGTGTCGGCAGCAGAGAGCAAACCTGGCCGCCAGGGCAGGAAGGAAGTGACCCAGGCGGTTCAGCCTGAGGTCACCGCCCAGGGCAATAACAGCCCCGAAGAGAAACCCGGCAGGAAAAGGGCTGAGGCCAAAGGCAACAGAAGCTGGTCGGAGGAGTCCCTCAAATCCAGTGACAATGAACAAG GCTTGCCTGTGTTCTCCGGCTCTCCGCCCATGAAGAGCCTTTCATCCACCAATGCGAGCGGCAAAAAGCAGACTCAGCCAAGCTGCACGCCAGCCTCGAGGCCGCCTGCCAAAcagcagaaaattaaagaaagccAGAAGACAGATGTGCTGTGCACAGACGAAGAAGAGGATTGCCAGGCTGCCTCCCTGCTGCAAAAATTCACCGACAACAGCGAGAAACCATCCGGGAAGAGACTGTGCAAAACCAAGCATCTGATCCCGCAGGAGCCCAGGCAGGGTTTATCCCTAGCGGGAGACTACTATGTGGAGAACACAGACGGCAAG GTGACCGTCCGGAGGTTCCGGAAGCGGCCCGAGCCCAGTTCCGACTACGATCTGTCACCAGCCAAGCAGGACCAGAAGCCCTTCGACCGTTTGCAACAGTTGCTGCCAGCTTCCCAGTCCACACAGCTGCCACGCTCCAGCTCCCCTCCAGAGACCACCCAGTCGCGCCCGATGCCTCCAGAAGCTCGGAGACTCATCGTCAATAAGAACGCGGGCGAGACCCTGTTGCAGCGGGCCGCCAGGCTTGGCTACGAG GAGGTGGTCTTGTACTGCCTGGAGAACAAGATCTGTGATGTGAACCATCGAGACAACGCGGGCTACTGCGCCCTGCATGAGGCTTGTGCACGGGGATGGCTCAACATCGTACGACACCTTCTGGAATATGGTGCGGACGTCAACTGCAGTGCCCAGGATGGAACCAG ACCTCTCCATGATGCCGTTGAGAACGATCACTTGGAAATTGTCCGCTTGCTCCTCTCCTATGGTGCTGACCCCACTTTGGCTACGTACTCAGGTAGAACCATCATGAAAATGACCCACAGCGAACTTATGGAAAAGTTTTTAACAG aTTATTTAAATGACCTACAAGGTCGCAGTGACGAAGACTCCAGTGGCTCTTGGGAGTTCTACGGCAGCTCTGTGTGTG AACCAGATGACGAGAGCGGCTATGATGTTTTAGCGAACCCCCCAGGACCCGAGGACCAGGATGACGATGATGAGGCCTACAGCGATGTGTTTGAATTTGAGTTTTCGGAAAGCCCCCTCTTACCGTGTTACAACATCCAAGTGTCCGTCGCTCAGGG GCCTCGAAACTGGCTGCTGCTCTCGGACGTGCTCAAGAAGCTGAAAATGTCCTCCCGCATCTTCCGCTGCAATTTCCCCAACGTGGAAGTTGTCACCATCGCCGAGGCCGAATTTTACCGGCAGGTGTCGGCCAGTCTCCTGTTCTCCTGTTCCAAAGACCTGGAGGCCTTTAACCCCGAGAGCAAGGAGCTCTTAGATCTGGTGGAGTTCACCAGCGAGCTGCAGACTCTGCTGGGCTCGTCCATGGAGTGGCTGCACCCGAGCGATGGGGCGTCAGATGACTACTGGTGA
- the BCOR gene encoding BCL-6 corepressor isoform X8 yields the protein MLSATPLYGNVHSWMNSERVRMCGINEDRKIPVNDGDASKARLELREENPLNHNVVEATTAHRIDGLAALSMDRPGLIREGLRVPGNIVYSSLCGLGSEKGREAATSTLGGLGFSSERNPEMQFKPNTPETVEASAVPGKAPNGFSAIYKTPPGIQKSAVPTAETLGLDRPASDKQSPLNINGASYLRLPWVNPYMEGATPAIYPFLDSPNKYSLNMYKALLPQQSYSLAQPLYSPVCTNGERFLYLPPPHYVSPHIPSSLASPMRLTTPSASPAIPPLVHCADKSLPWKMGVSPGNPVESHAYPHIQNSKQPRVPSTKGVTSGLPGDTALLLPPSPRPSPRVHLPSQPAADTYSEFHKHYARISTSPSVTLSKPYMTVSSEFPSARLSNGKYPKGPEGAEGAQSVPGHTRKAAGQDRKDGGSPPLLEKQTVTKDVTDKPLDLSAKVVDVDASKADHMKKMAPTVLVHSRAGSGLVLSGSEIPKETLSPPGNGCAIYRSEIISTAPSSWVVPGPSPNEENNGKGLPLKNKALDWAIPQQRSSSCPRMGGTDAVVTNVSGSVSSAGRPASASPAPNANADGCKTSRSSMDTTPSVIQHVGQPPTTPAKHSSSTSSKGAKASNPEPSFKANENGLPPSSIFLSPNEAFRSPPIPYPRSYLPYPAPEGIAISPLSLHGKGPVYPHPVLLPNGSLFPGHLAPKPGLPYGLPTGRPEFVTYQDALGLGMVHPMLIPHTPIEITKEEKPERRSRSHERRYEDPALRSRFSEMLEASSTKLQPEVPSDKNLKPSPSWNQGKTVVKSDKLVYVDLLREEADTKTDGNATKPGFAAESVGQSTEPSKPPAEPALQPHRDFVALREELGRISDFHEAYAFKQAPGQSVFSLSKESIPAVTTKENLGLPVSTPFLEPTLASDGPPVTFGKTPEDPKPFCVGSAPPSVDVTPTYTKDGADDAESTDGKVLKPKPSKLAKRIANSAGYVGDRFKCVTTELYADSSQLSREQRALQRAMMRFSELEMKEREGGHPTAKDSEVCKFSPADWDRLKGNQDKKPKSVALEEAIADQNDNERCEYSAGNKHDPFEAPEDKDLPVEKYFVDRQPVSESPADQAAVDMPHSPTLRLDRKRKVSGDSSHTEMAVEEVPEDPLLKAKRRRVSKGLHPKKQRHLLHLRERWEQQVSAAESKPGRQGRKEVTQAVQPEVTAQGNNSPEEKPGRKRAEAKGNRSWSEESLKSSDNEQGLPVFSGSPPMKSLSSTNASGKKQTQPSCTPASRPPAKQQKIKESQKTDVLCTDEEEDCQAASLLQKFTDNSEKPSGKRLCKTKHLIPQEPRQGLSLAGDYYVENTDGKVTVRRFRKRPEPSSDYDLSPAKQDQKPFDRLQQLLPASQSTQLPRSSSPPETTQSRPMPPEARRLIVNKNAGETLLQRAARLGYEEVVLYCLENKICDVNHRDNAGYCALHEACARGWLNIVRHLLEYGADVNCSAQDGTRPLHDAVENDHLEIVRLLLSYGADPTLATYSGRTIMKMTHSELMEKFLTDYLNDLQGRSDEDSSGSWEFYGSSVCEPDDESGYDVLANPPGPEDQDDDDEAYSDVFEFEFSESPLLPCYNIQVSVAQGPRNWLLLSDVLKKLKMSSRIFRCNFPNVEVVTIAEAEFYRQVSASLLFSCSKDLEAFNPESKELLDLVEFTSELQTLLGSSMEWLHPSDGASDDYW from the exons GTGGAGGCCACTACGGCCCATCGGATCGATGGCCTGGCCGCGCTCAGCATGGACCGCCCCGGCCTGATCCGGGAAGGGCTGCGTGTCCCCGGCAACATCGTCTATTCTAGCTTGTGCGGACTGGGCTCAGAGAAAGGTCGGGAGGCTGCCACGAGCACTCTGGGTGGTCTTGGGTTCTCGTCCGAGAGAAATCCGGAAATGCAGTTCAAACCTAACACCCCTGAGACGGTGGAGGCTTCCGCTGTCCCTGGAAAGGCCCCCAATGGCTTCAGTGCTATCTACAAAACACCCCCCGGGATACAAAAAAGTGCTGTGCCCACAGCAGAAACGCTGGGCTTGGACAGGCCTGCCAGCGACAAACAGAGCCCTCTCAACATCAATGGTGCTAGTTACCTGCGGCTGCCCTGGGTCAACCCTTACATGGAGGGGGCCACGCCAGCCATCTATCCTTTCCTCGACTCGCCAAATAAGTATTCCCTGAACATGTACAAGGCCTTGCTACCTCAGCAGTCCTACAGCTTGGCCCAGCCGCTGTATTCTCCTGTCTGCACCAACGGGGAGCGCTTTCTCTACCTGCCGCCGCCTCACTACGTCAGTCCCCACATCCCGTCGTCCCTGGCTTCGCCCATGAGGCTCACGACGCCTTCGGCCTCCCCGGCCATCCCACCTCTGGTCCACTGCGCAGACAAAAGCCTGCCCTGGAAGATGGGTGTCAGTCCTGGGAATCCCGTCGAGTCCCATGCCTATCCCCACATCCAGAACAGTAAGCAGCCGAGGGTGCCCTCCACCAAGGGGGTCACCAGCGGTCTGCCCGGGGACACAGCGCTCCTGCTGCCCCCTTCGCCTCGACCTTCGCCCCGTGTCCACCTTCCCTCCCAGCCCGCTGCAGACACCTACTCCGAATTTCATAAGCACTACGCAAGGATCTCCACCTCACCGTCTGTCACTCTGTCGAAGCCATACATGACAGTCAGCAGCGAGTTCCCCTCGGCCAGGCTCTCCAACGGCAAGTACCCGAAGGGCCCGGAAGGGGCCGAAGGGGCCCAGTCGGTTCCCGGGCACACCCGGAAAGCAGCGGGCCAGGACAGAAAAGACGGTGGTTCCCCTCCTCTGTTGGAGAAGCAGACGGTTACCAAAGATGTCACCGATAAGCCACTGGACTTGTCCGCGAAGGTGGTGGACGTGGATGCTTCCAAAGCCGACCATATGAAGAAGATGGCCCCCACGGTCCTCGTGCACAGCCGAGCTGGAAGCGGCTTAGTGCTGTCTGGCAGTGAGATTCCAAAAGAAACCTTATCTCCTCCCGGAAACGGCTGTGCTATCTATAGATCTGAAATCATCAGCACGGCTCCCTCGTCCTGGGTGGTGCCCGGGCCGAGCCCTAATGAAGAGAACAACGGCAAAGGCCTGCCGCTGAAAAACAAGGCTTTGGACTGGGCGATCCCGCAGCAGCGGAGCTCGTCGTGTCCCCGCATGGGCGGCACGGACGCTGTGGTCACCAACGTCTCGGGCTCGGTCTCGAGCGCCGGCCGCCCAGCCTCTGCGTCGCCAGCCCCCAATGCCAATGCGGATGGCTGCAAGACCAGCAGGAGCTCCATGGACACCACGCCATCCGTCATTCAGCACGTGGGCCAGCCCCCGACCACACCTGCCAAgcacagcagcagcaccagcagcaagGGCGCCAAAGCCAGCAACCCGGAGCCGAGCTTCAAAGCAAACGAGAATGGCCTCCCGCCAAGCTCGATCTTTCTGTCGCCAAACGAGGCGTTTAGGTCCCCACCAATTCCCTACCCCAGGAGTTACCTCCCTTACCCGGCGCCCGAGGGCATCGCTATAAGCCCCCTCTCCTTACACGGCAAGGGACCCGTCTACCCTCACCCAGTCCTGCTGCCCAACGGCAGTCTATTCCCCGGGCACCTTGCCCCGAAGCCCGGACTGCCCTATGGGCTGCCCACAGGCCGACCAGAGTTTGTAACCTACCAGGACGCGCTGGGGCTGGGCATGGTGCACCCCATGTTGATACCTCACACGCCCATCGAGATCACTAAGGAGGAGAAACCGGAGAGGAGGTCCCGCTCCCACGAGAGGCGCTATGAGGACCCAGCCCTCCGGAGCCGGTTTTCCGAGATGCTGGAGGCGAGTAGCACCAAGCTACAGCCAGAAGTCCCCTCTGACAAGAACCTGAAGCCCAGCCCCAGCTGGAACCAAGGAAAAACGGTAGTCAAGAGCGACAAACTTGTCTATGTAGACCTCCTTCGGGAGGAGGCAGACACTAAAACAGACGGGAATGCGACCAAGCCGGGCTTCGCGGCTGAGAGCGTGGGCCAGAGCACTGAGCCCAGTAAGCCCCCGGCCGAGCCGGCCCTGCAGCCACATCGCGATTTCGTCGCCCTGAGGGAGGAGTTGGGGCGCATCAGTGATTTCCACGAAGCTTACGCTTTCAAGCAGGCCCCGGGCCAGTCAGTCTTCAGCTTAAGCAAGGAGAGCATTCCAGCGGTAACCACCAAGGAGAACCTGGGGCTGCCTGTCTCCACTCCCTTCCTGGAGCCGACTCTGGCGAGCGATGGCCCACCCGTGACTTTTGGGAAAACCCCAGAGGATCCCAAACCGTTTTGCGTGGGCAGCGCCCCACCGAGTGTGGACGTCACCCCTACCTATACCAAAGACGGAGCCGACGATGCCGAATCCACCGATGGCAAAGTTCTCAAACCCAAGCCATCGAAGCTGGCAAAGAGGATCGCAAATTCCGCTGGTTATGTGGGTGACCGATTCAAGTGTGTCACTACCGAACTGTACGCAGATTCCAGCCAGCTCAGCCGGGAGCAGCGCGCCTTGCAG CGTGCAATGATGCGCTTCTCAGAGCTggagatgaaagagagagaaggtggcCACCCGACAGCCAAAGACTCCGAGGTGTGCAAATTCAGCCCTGCCGACTGGGACAGGTTGAAAGGAAATCAGGACAAAAAGCCAAAGTCGGTCGCCCTGGAAGAGGCCATTGCCGACCAGAATGACAATGAGAGAT GTGAATACAGTGCTGGCAACAAACATGATCCTTTTGAAGCTCCAGAGGACAAAGATCTTCCTGTGGAGAAATACTTCGTGGACAGGCAGCCTGTGAGTGAGTCCCCTGCTGACCAGGCGGCTGTGGACATGCCGCACAGTCCCACCCTCCGGCTGGACAGAAAGCGCAAAGTCTCAGGTGATAGCAGCCACACCGAGATGGCTGTGGAAGAGGTGCCCGAGGACCCTCTGCTGAAAGCCAAGCGGAGACGGGTCTCCAAAG GGCTCCATCCTAAAAAGCAACGCCACTTGCTGCACCTTAGAGAGCGCTGGGAGCAGCAGGTGTCGGCAGCAGAGAGCAAACCTGGCCGCCAGGGCAGGAAGGAAGTGACCCAGGCGGTTCAGCCTGAGGTCACCGCCCAGGGCAATAACAGCCCCGAAGAGAAACCCGGCAGGAAAAGGGCTGAGGCCAAAGGCAACAGAAGCTGGTCGGAGGAGTCCCTCAAATCCAGTGACAATGAACAAG GCTTGCCTGTGTTCTCCGGCTCTCCGCCCATGAAGAGCCTTTCATCCACCAATGCGAGCGGCAAAAAGCAGACTCAGCCAAGCTGCACGCCAGCCTCGAGGCCGCCTGCCAAAcagcagaaaattaaagaaagccAGAAGACAGATGTGCTGTGCACAGACGAAGAAGAGGATTGCCAGGCTGCCTCCCTGCTGCAAAAATTCACCGACAACAGCGAGAAACCATCCGGGAAGAGACTGTGCAAAACCAAGCATCTGATCCCGCAGGAGCCCAGGCAGGGTTTATCCCTAGCGGGAGACTACTATGTGGAGAACACAGACGGCAAG GTGACCGTCCGGAGGTTCCGGAAGCGGCCCGAGCCCAGTTCCGACTACGATCTGTCACCAGCCAAGCAGGACCAGAAGCCCTTCGACCGTTTGCAACAGTTGCTGCCAGCTTCCCAGTCCACACAGCTGCCACGCTCCAGCTCCCCTCCAGAGACCACCCAGTCGCGCCCGATGCCTCCAGAAGCTCGGAGACTCATCGTCAATAAGAACGCGGGCGAGACCCTGTTGCAGCGGGCCGCCAGGCTTGGCTACGAG GAGGTGGTCTTGTACTGCCTGGAGAACAAGATCTGTGATGTGAACCATCGAGACAACGCGGGCTACTGCGCCCTGCATGAGGCTTGTGCACGGGGATGGCTCAACATCGTACGACACCTTCTGGAATATGGTGCGGACGTCAACTGCAGTGCCCAGGATGGAACCAG ACCTCTCCATGATGCCGTTGAGAACGATCACTTGGAAATTGTCCGCTTGCTCCTCTCCTATGGTGCTGACCCCACTTTGGCTACGTACTCAGGTAGAACCATCATGAAAATGACCCACAGCGAACTTATGGAAAAGTTTTTAACAG aTTATTTAAATGACCTACAAGGTCGCAGTGACGAAGACTCCAGTGGCTCTTGGGAGTTCTACGGCAGCTCTGTGTGTG AACCAGATGACGAGAGCGGCTATGATGTTTTAGCGAACCCCCCAGGACCCGAGGACCAGGATGACGATGATGAGGCCTACAGCGATGTGTTTGAATTTGAGTTTTCGGAAAGCCCCCTCTTACCGTGTTACAACATCCAAGTGTCCGTCGCTCAGGG GCCTCGAAACTGGCTGCTGCTCTCGGACGTGCTCAAGAAGCTGAAAATGTCCTCCCGCATCTTCCGCTGCAATTTCCCCAACGTGGAAGTTGTCACCATCGCCGAGGCCGAATTTTACCGGCAGGTGTCGGCCAGTCTCCTGTTCTCCTGTTCCAAAGACCTGGAGGCCTTTAACCCCGAGAGCAAGGAGCTCTTAGATCTGGTGGAGTTCACCAGCGAGCTGCAGACTCTGCTGGGCTCGTCCATGGAGTGGCTGCACCCGAGCGATGGGGCGTCAGATGACTACTGGTGA